In Festucalex cinctus isolate MCC-2025b chromosome 21, RoL_Fcin_1.0, whole genome shotgun sequence, one genomic interval encodes:
- the LOC144010917 gene encoding trace amine-associated receptor 1-like, whose amino-acid sequence MFLALLSVVTICGNLFVIMTILYFTQLRNPTNYLIVSLAVTDLLVGLIVFPLGMAFSVSSCIYHENLFCKIRNSFDVSLCTCSILNLCCISIDRYYAVCQPLTYKAKMNQRVVVIMILINWGVSALVSIGVIISGLQSEDCKEKCAFDVLMGSAVGPFISFYLPVVIMLCIYLKILIVALRHARSIQSSTKPGPTVSKIERKATKTLASVLGFFLICVTPFFLCITFLPFNNNLVPVPVIEILNWLTLSNSMLNPFIYAFFYSWFRSGFRIIISGKIFLGDYANSALF is encoded by the coding sequence ATGTTTCTTGCATTGTTGTCTGTTGTCACAATATGtggaaacctttttgtaatcaTGACCATCCTTTATTTCACGCAGCTCCGAAATCCGACTAACTATCTCATTGTCTCCCTGGCTGTGACTGATCTTCTTGTGGGTCTTATAGTCTTTCCCCTCGGCATGGCCTTCTCCGTGAGCTCATGTATCTACCACGAGAACCTGTTCTGCAAAATAAGAAACAGTTTTGACGTGTCGCTGTGCACGTGCTCCATTTTGAACCTCTGCTGCATTTCCATTGACAGATATTACGCAGTGTGCCAGCCGCTGACATACAAGGCTAAAATGAATCAGCGTGTTGTTGTGATCATGATATTGATCAACTGGGGAGTTTCTGCTCTAGTTTCAATTGGTGTCATCATTTCCGGATTACAGAGTGAAGATTGCAAAGAAAAGTGTGCATTTGACGTTCTTATGGGAAGCGCTGTCGGGCCTTTTATATCATTCTACTTACCGGTTGTCATCATGCTCTGCATCTACCTGAAGATTTTGATCGTCGCATTGAGGCACGCACGCAGCATTCAGAGCTCAACCAAACCTGGGCCGACTGTCAGTAAGATTGAGAGAAAAGCCACCAAAACTTTAGCAAGTGTACTTGGATTTTTTCTCATCTGTGTGactcctttttttctttgcatcaCATTTCTGCCTTTTAACAACAATTTAGTGCCAGTTCCAGTCATTGAAATTCTAAACTGGCTGACATTGTCCAACTCAATGCTCAATCCATTCATCTACGCCTTCTTTTACAGCTGGTTCAGGTCTGGCTTCAGGATAATCATATCAGGAAAAATATTCCTGGGTGATTATGCTAATTCAgcattgttttga